In the genome of Acidimicrobiia bacterium, one region contains:
- the pstC gene encoding phosphate ABC transporter permease subunit PstC, whose product MDTSAAAKLETIDLTGKPRPLEVLVQGSMFLAGMISILTTIGIVFVLGREALLFFQTDEVTLGEFFGSTTWEPQLLEFGIWPLVRSTMMVSLIAVLVAVPLGLATAIYLSEYASERARGILKPILEVLAGIPTVVYGYFALTFMTPMLRSIFGVSVVEIFNVASAGIVVGILIIPLVSSMSEDALHAVPLSLREAAYGLGATKLEVSLRIVLPAALSGVTAAFVVSVSRAIGETMVVAIAAGASPRNWNLGRDGVFSTVLNPFISGETMTGHIVRISGGDLSYNSIDYNSVFAIGLMLFLMTLGLNLLSRRFVARFREVYE is encoded by the coding sequence ATGGACACCAGCGCCGCTGCAAAGCTTGAAACAATCGACCTGACCGGGAAACCACGCCCTTTGGAGGTACTCGTCCAGGGGTCGATGTTCCTGGCCGGCATGATCTCGATCCTGACGACGATCGGAATCGTCTTCGTACTGGGCCGAGAGGCGCTGCTGTTCTTTCAGACCGATGAGGTCACCCTCGGGGAGTTCTTCGGATCGACCACCTGGGAGCCGCAACTACTGGAGTTCGGGATCTGGCCGCTCGTCCGCTCGACGATGATGGTGAGCCTCATCGCCGTTCTGGTGGCGGTTCCCCTCGGTCTGGCGACCGCCATCTACTTGAGCGAGTACGCCTCGGAGCGGGCCAGGGGGATCCTCAAGCCGATTCTCGAGGTGCTCGCCGGAATCCCGACCGTCGTGTACGGCTACTTCGCCTTGACGTTCATGACCCCGATGCTGAGATCGATCTTCGGGGTGTCGGTCGTCGAGATATTCAACGTTGCGTCGGCAGGCATCGTGGTCGGGATCCTGATCATTCCCCTGGTCTCGTCGATGAGCGAGGATGCACTCCACGCCGTGCCGCTGTCGCTGCGCGAAGCGGCCTACGGACTCGGGGCAACCAAGCTGGAGGTCTCGTTGCGCATCGTCCTGCCGGCCGCATTGTCGGGGGTCACTGCCGCCTTCGTCGTGTCGGTATCGCGGGCAATCGGTGAGACGATGGTCGTCGCCATCGCCGCCGGGGCCTCGCCGCGCAACTGGAACCTCGGTCGGGACGGTGTGTTCTCCACCGTTCTCAACCCGTTCATCTCGGGCGAGACGATGACCGGTCACATCGTGCGGATCTCGGGCGGCGACCTCAGCTACAACTCCATCGACTACAACAGCGTGTTCGCCATCGGCCTGATGCTGTTCCTGATGACTCTTGGACTCAACCTGCTCAGCCGCCGGTTCGTTGCCAGGTTCAGAGAGGTCTACGAATGA
- the pstA gene encoding phosphate ABC transporter permease PstA, with translation MSKGTFPEGAQLEAQISGRRRKGVYLRLAFLGSLMLAILALLTLLANIINSAFGLVAFENAVAPAALVEEIGLDPARIALSDLSKDDLLAVLEGGINNNVGRRLERERRFYSDRLVFETRAKWDEVCAREVDRPAGCDGRVRGREDVYSLVVEQVVQPKALETWSLVDSVLHRAEIEAAAAVSYPDAEIVFRSWLSMDFVTNPQSPRAEVAGVRTAVLGSLWIVLVTIVFSFPVGVAAAVYLEEYARRTRLNRLIQTNINNLAGVPSIIYGMLGLAIFVRVLETFTSGAVFGGVDGGVTANGRTVLSAGLTLGLLILPIIIINAQEAIRAVPQSLRSAGMALGATQWQTIRAHVLPNAVPGILTGAILAVARALGETAPLVVVGASTFITADPGGPFGKFTALPIQIFQWTSRPQDEFRNIAAAAIIVLLIMLLALNATAIVLRNRYARRA, from the coding sequence ATGAGCAAGGGCACGTTCCCCGAAGGTGCGCAACTGGAGGCGCAGATCAGCGGGCGACGGCGAAAAGGCGTCTACCTGCGCCTGGCCTTCCTCGGTTCGCTCATGCTCGCCATTCTGGCTCTCCTGACACTCCTCGCCAACATCATCAACAGCGCTTTCGGCCTGGTGGCTTTCGAGAATGCCGTGGCACCGGCCGCGCTCGTCGAAGAGATCGGACTCGATCCTGCCCGTATCGCTCTGTCCGATCTCTCCAAGGACGACCTCCTCGCCGTGCTCGAAGGAGGTATAAACAACAACGTCGGCCGGCGCCTCGAGAGAGAGCGGCGCTTCTACTCCGACAGGCTCGTTTTCGAGACCCGGGCGAAATGGGATGAGGTCTGTGCGCGGGAGGTCGACCGGCCGGCCGGGTGCGACGGCAGGGTGCGCGGGCGGGAAGACGTGTACTCGCTGGTTGTCGAGCAGGTCGTTCAGCCGAAGGCCCTGGAGACCTGGTCGCTGGTCGACTCGGTTTTGCACCGCGCGGAGATCGAGGCTGCGGCCGCCGTCTCATATCCCGATGCCGAGATCGTCTTCCGATCCTGGTTGTCGATGGATTTCGTCACCAACCCGCAATCCCCAAGGGCCGAGGTGGCCGGAGTTCGGACCGCCGTCCTGGGCTCGCTCTGGATCGTCCTGGTCACGATCGTGTTCTCCTTTCCGGTGGGAGTCGCCGCAGCCGTCTACCTGGAGGAATACGCGCGTCGCACACGGCTGAATCGTCTCATCCAGACCAACATCAACAACCTGGCCGGCGTGCCGTCGATCATCTACGGCATGCTCGGCCTGGCCATCTTCGTCCGGGTTCTCGAGACCTTCACCAGCGGTGCGGTGTTCGGGGGAGTCGACGGTGGAGTGACGGCCAACGGCAGGACGGTTTTGTCGGCGGGACTCACCCTCGGGCTGCTGATCCTTCCAATCATCATCATCAACGCACAAGAGGCGATTCGGGCCGTCCCGCAATCTCTTCGCTCGGCCGGAATGGCGCTCGGCGCAACCCAGTGGCAGACGATAAGGGCCCACGTGCTCCCCAATGCCGTTCCCGGGATCCTGACGGGTGCGATTCTCGCCGTCGCCCGCGCCCTGGGAGAGACGGCACCTCTGGTCGTCGTCGGTGCTTCGACCTTCATCACAGCCGACCCGGGCGGCCCGTTCGGCAAGTTCACCGCTCTTCCGATTCAGATTTTTCAGTGGACGTCGAGACCCCAGGACGAGTTTCGCAACATCGCCGCGGCGGCGATCATCGTGCTCTTGATCATGCTCCTGGCATTGAACGCCACGGCAATCGTTCTTCGCAACCGGTACGCAAGGAGAGCCTGA
- the pstB gene encoding phosphate ABC transporter ATP-binding protein PstB, producing MPLTSAMETRSLNVFYGAFRAVKDVDLTVYDNQITALIGSSGCGKSTLLRSFNRMNDLVAGARVDGEVLYHDRNIYGPGVDPVEVRRRIGMVFQKPNPFPKSIYDNVAWGAKVNGYKGSLDDLVEEALGQAALWDEVKDKLHQSGYSLSGGQQQRLCIARTIAVKPEIILMDEPTSALDPVATLRIEELIQDLKTRYTIVIVTHNMQQAARASDFTAFLNMDEDRAGRVVEFGKTGDIFTRPEHEETENYITGRFG from the coding sequence ATGCCCCTCACTTCGGCGATGGAGACCCGTTCCCTGAACGTGTTCTACGGCGCCTTCCGTGCCGTCAAAGACGTTGACCTGACCGTCTACGACAATCAGATCACCGCCTTGATCGGGTCGTCCGGTTGTGGAAAGAGCACCCTGCTCAGGTCGTTCAACCGGATGAACGACCTGGTTGCAGGCGCCAGGGTGGACGGTGAGGTCCTCTATCACGACCGCAACATCTACGGCCCGGGGGTGGATCCGGTTGAGGTGCGCCGCAGAATCGGGATGGTCTTCCAGAAGCCGAACCCGTTTCCCAAGAGCATCTACGACAACGTGGCGTGGGGAGCGAAGGTCAACGGGTACAAGGGCAGCCTGGACGATCTCGTTGAGGAGGCACTGGGGCAGGCAGCCCTGTGGGACGAGGTGAAAGACAAACTCCATCAGAGCGGATACTCACTCTCGGGCGGGCAGCAGCAGCGGCTCTGTATCGCTCGGACCATCGCGGTGAAGCCCGAGATCATCTTGATGGACGAGCCGACCTCGGCACTCGACCCCGTCGCTACCCTGCGTATTGAGGAACTCATTCAGGACCTGAAAACGCGGTACACGATCGTCATAGTCACACACAACATGCAGCAGGCGGCCCGCGCCTCAGACTTCACGGCGTTCCTCAACATGGATGAGGATCGGGCCGGCAGGGTCGTAGAGTTCGGGAAGACCGGAGACATCTTCACGAGACCCGAACACGAGGAGACGGAGAACTACATCACGGGGCGGTTCGGATGA
- the phoU gene encoding phosphate signaling complex protein PhoU — translation MIQARRHFHEELDQLVGQLTSMAQLAGDAVGKAVHALLSGDVDLADLVVTEDQAVDDLYSSIHQAWLETMALQTPVAVDLRLMSAILHLVVTLERMGDQATNIAKIVRSIEGLPQEPMILEHLREMGDLVQPMVSTAMEAFVRRDLGMAMRLPEMDEPVNRLNRSMAREIANCGRDHDLLEWAVPMLMVSRALERVGDQAVDIGEQVAFLLTGEFQEFTRPDTDDGR, via the coding sequence ATGATTCAAGCCAGGCGTCACTTCCACGAAGAGCTCGACCAGCTGGTCGGGCAGCTCACCTCGATGGCCCAGCTGGCCGGAGATGCCGTAGGCAAAGCCGTTCACGCCCTGCTGTCGGGTGACGTCGATCTGGCCGACCTCGTCGTGACAGAAGACCAGGCGGTCGACGATCTCTACTCGTCGATTCACCAGGCATGGCTGGAAACCATGGCGCTGCAAACGCCGGTGGCGGTCGACCTACGGTTGATGTCGGCGATACTCCACCTCGTCGTGACCCTGGAGAGGATGGGCGACCAGGCCACGAACATCGCCAAGATCGTCCGCTCCATCGAAGGTTTGCCTCAGGAACCGATGATCCTGGAGCACCTGCGCGAGATGGGCGACCTGGTACAGCCGATGGTCTCCACGGCGATGGAGGCCTTCGTTCGGAGGGATCTGGGTATGGCCATGCGTCTGCCCGAGATGGACGAGCCGGTCAACCGGCTCAATCGCAGCATGGCGAGAGAGATCGCCAACTGCGGACGTGACCACGATCTACTCGAGTGGGCGGTGCCGATGCTGATGGTTTCTCGAGCCCTCGAGCGAGTAGGTGATCAAGCCGTGGATATCGGCGAGCAGGTCGCCTTCCTGCTCACCGGCGAGTTCCAGGAGTTCACCCGTCCCGACACCGATGATGGCCGCTGA
- a CDS encoding response regulator transcription factor has protein sequence MAADPAPAVLIIEDEEALAESIRYNLEREGYAVEIVADGVSAVRRFRAVHHDLVLLDLMLPGMSGLDVCKALRADSVVPIIMVSAKDAEADVVAGLEIGADDYVTKPFSMRELVGRVRALLRRASFRTSPDAEILESATLRLDLSRHELTVRGGSVELRPKEFELLEALMRRSGRLATREALIEEVWGPGYFGDTKTLDVHIKRVRQKIEEDPHHPRLILTVRGLGYKFVDG, from the coding sequence ATGGCCGCTGACCCGGCTCCCGCCGTGCTCATCATCGAGGACGAGGAGGCTTTGGCCGAGTCCATCCGGTACAACCTCGAACGAGAGGGCTATGCAGTCGAGATAGTGGCCGACGGCGTTTCGGCCGTGCGGCGATTCCGGGCCGTTCATCATGATCTGGTCTTGCTCGACCTGATGCTGCCGGGGATGTCCGGACTGGACGTATGCAAAGCCCTCCGGGCGGATTCGGTGGTTCCGATCATCATGGTTTCGGCCAAGGACGCGGAAGCCGATGTGGTCGCAGGGCTCGAGATCGGGGCCGACGACTACGTGACCAAACCGTTCTCCATGCGCGAGTTGGTGGGCCGCGTACGGGCCCTCCTCCGCCGCGCATCCTTTCGAACGTCGCCCGACGCCGAAATCCTGGAGAGCGCCACCCTGCGCCTGGATCTCAGCCGGCACGAGCTGACCGTCCGCGGGGGGTCTGTGGAACTCCGTCCCAAGGAGTTCGAGCTCCTGGAAGCGCTCATGCGTCGAAGTGGAAGGCTGGCCACGCGGGAGGCACTGATCGAGGAGGTCTGGGGCCCCGGCTATTTCGGCGACACGAAGACCCTCGACGTACACATCAAGCGGGTTCGCCAGAAGATAGAGGAGGACCCGCACCATCCACGCCTGATCCTCACGGTGCGCGGGCTCGGGTACAAGTTCGTTGACGGATGA
- a CDS encoding ATP-binding protein: MRTKPGLARRLLAWYTVTVIVLLVVLGFIINEQTSRLLLDELTDSLVEEAQTVRFALQGSPDIQADAVSLGDEIGSRITVIAVDGTVLADSERDPLTMENHAARPEVVAALAGGIGVDSRLSETVGISFRYVAIPEAGGVVYRMSVPLTDVEDSLGRLRFAIVGSGLFVVLLGVGAVWLIAQRISLPLVQMTRAIVSIADGDLDTRMPDPNLAESAQLARAVDQMADELGRRIVEADEASSLRDRVLSTLDESILLVGRSGVIAYTNQAARELFGDPGDVGGLTPRTLRDAVEAALAGRVRYDVDFARGRPKTEFSANVIPIEGEMVVAVVRDITESKRVEAMRRDFVADASHELKTPVAAISAGTETILRAIEDGDQEAVARFAGQVDRTAARLARLVSDLLDLSRLESEPPEVELISIDRLVADEVRMATPEAKQRSIELVLDTDPVNVAANRRELALAVRNLLTNALRFTESDGLVRVDVGREGGWAVVVVEDTGLGIPIRDLPRIFERFYRVDSARARDTGGTGLGLAIIKHVVDRHGGSVDVESELGKGSKFTIRLPVTDRPPVSS, translated from the coding sequence ATGAGGACCAAACCCGGCCTGGCCCGACGTCTGCTCGCCTGGTACACGGTGACCGTGATCGTCCTGCTGGTGGTCCTCGGGTTCATCATCAATGAGCAAACCAGCCGCCTCCTGCTCGACGAACTCACCGACTCACTCGTCGAGGAAGCCCAGACGGTCCGGTTCGCTCTTCAGGGTTCCCCCGACATTCAGGCAGATGCGGTCTCCCTGGGAGACGAGATCGGGAGTCGCATCACGGTGATCGCCGTCGACGGCACGGTCCTGGCAGACTCCGAGCGGGATCCGCTGACCATGGAAAACCATGCGGCTCGGCCGGAGGTGGTCGCGGCACTGGCGGGCGGCATCGGAGTGGACTCACGGCTCAGCGAGACGGTCGGCATTTCGTTCCGGTACGTGGCGATCCCGGAGGCCGGCGGCGTCGTCTACCGGATGTCGGTGCCGTTGACCGACGTTGAGGATTCTCTGGGCCGCCTGCGGTTTGCGATCGTGGGGAGCGGGCTGTTCGTGGTGTTGCTCGGGGTGGGTGCCGTCTGGCTGATTGCACAGCGAATCTCACTCCCGCTCGTGCAGATGACGAGAGCGATCGTGTCGATCGCCGACGGTGACCTCGACACGCGAATGCCCGACCCCAACCTGGCCGAGTCGGCCCAACTGGCGCGGGCGGTCGATCAGATGGCGGATGAACTAGGGCGCCGGATCGTGGAAGCTGATGAGGCGAGCAGTCTTCGGGATCGCGTGCTTTCAACCCTCGACGAATCCATCCTGCTCGTCGGCCGGAGCGGCGTGATCGCGTACACGAACCAGGCGGCTCGTGAGCTGTTCGGCGATCCCGGCGATGTCGGCGGCCTGACTCCCAGGACACTGCGAGATGCGGTCGAAGCGGCGCTGGCCGGCCGCGTCCGATATGACGTCGACTTCGCACGCGGGAGGCCGAAGACCGAGTTCTCGGCGAACGTCATCCCGATCGAGGGTGAGATGGTGGTGGCGGTCGTCCGCGACATCACGGAGTCCAAACGTGTGGAGGCCATGCGCAGGGATTTCGTTGCCGATGCCTCCCATGAGCTGAAGACGCCTGTGGCCGCAATCAGTGCCGGCACCGAGACGATTCTGCGCGCCATCGAGGATGGCGATCAGGAGGCCGTTGCTCGCTTTGCCGGACAGGTCGACCGGACGGCCGCCAGGCTCGCCAGACTGGTCTCCGATCTTCTCGATCTCTCCCGCCTGGAGTCGGAACCGCCCGAAGTAGAGCTCATATCGATCGATCGCCTGGTTGCCGACGAGGTGCGAATGGCGACGCCCGAGGCGAAGCAGCGATCGATCGAACTGGTACTGGATACCGATCCCGTCAACGTTGCCGCGAACCGGCGAGAGCTGGCGCTGGCGGTGAGAAACCTCCTCACCAACGCGCTGCGCTTCACCGAGAGCGACGGTTTGGTGCGGGTTGATGTCGGCCGCGAGGGCGGGTGGGCTGTGGTGGTCGTCGAAGACACGGGTCTGGGGATTCCAATCCGCGATCTGCCACGCATATTCGAACGTTTCTACCGTGTCGATTCGGCACGCGCCCGCGACACCGGAGGGACGGGACTCGGGTTGGCCATCATCAAACACGTGGTGGATCGCCACGGCGGCTCTGTGGACGTCGAGAGCGAGCTCGGCAAAGGTTCGAAGTTCACGATTCGGTTGCCGGTGACCGATCGGCCTCCGGTTTCCTCTTGA
- a CDS encoding PhoU domain-containing protein — protein MVMEFFRGGADKELEQIEHTIQQMLVDCRHTFDAAINALLGGTDPNLVRKDIKRTDRQVNKAEREVRRELVVHASVRGAQADIPMVLASMSIVKDAERIGDYAKNIFDLAAAGVDLSSTPDIDKLVKHRDQVSRLIAETARIFGDRDTEAAHLILQAEDENLIEYDNLVITQINSDAPAGTAVPIALLYRYLKRITAHSMNVLTSLVMPLDRLDYYDEDKADRW, from the coding sequence ATGGTGATGGAATTCTTTCGAGGTGGGGCCGACAAGGAACTCGAGCAGATCGAGCACACGATCCAGCAGATGCTGGTCGACTGCCGTCATACTTTCGACGCGGCGATCAACGCTCTCCTCGGGGGCACGGACCCCAATCTCGTCAGGAAAGACATCAAGAGGACCGACCGTCAGGTGAACAAGGCGGAACGGGAAGTGCGCCGCGAGCTCGTCGTTCACGCAAGCGTGAGGGGGGCCCAGGCGGACATTCCGATGGTGCTTGCCTCGATGAGCATCGTCAAGGACGCCGAACGAATCGGCGACTACGCCAAGAACATCTTCGACCTGGCGGCGGCAGGGGTTGACCTTTCCTCCACCCCGGACATCGACAAGCTCGTCAAACACCGCGATCAGGTATCGCGCCTGATCGCAGAAACGGCCCGAATCTTCGGTGATCGTGACACCGAGGCTGCCCACCTGATCCTCCAGGCGGAAGACGAGAACCTCATCGAGTACGACAACCTGGTCATCACCCAGATCAACTCCGACGCACCTGCCGGCACCGCCGTCCCAATCGCTTTGCTGTATCGCTACTTGAAGCGAATCACCGCCCACTCCATGAACGTGCTCACCTCACTGGTGATGCCCCTCGACCGCCTCGACTACTACGACGAGGACAAAGCGGACCGCTGGTAG
- a CDS encoding Na/Pi symporter, whose protein sequence is MSSAETRVSWNVPNWVRFIYVFALLYLFLVGVKALESGIKSFGSDFTDSLFDRVSNPLAGLFVGILATVLVQSSSVSTATIVGLVGAGTLAIPLAVPMIMGANIGTTVTNTLASLGFLRRSSEFKRAFAGATMHDFFNILAVALFLPLEIATKFLSRSAEWLAGILGGNTSIQFENPDSPIKSAVKAPVAWFESIVERFTDNENAMGVALLVLGLALIFLALAYITKNMRLVMAGRIERSMNAVLSRGGGIPAILIGLLMTVAVQSSSITTSVLVPMIAAGVLTLENGFPVTLGANVGTTVTALLASLAAERPEALVIALTHTLFNVGGILVFYPIPVVRRIPLILAQRLAGVAEVRKSAVLVYVIGAFIVVPLLGILVLN, encoded by the coding sequence GTGAGCAGCGCTGAAACTCGCGTGTCGTGGAATGTGCCCAACTGGGTGCGTTTCATTTACGTCTTTGCCCTGCTCTACCTCTTTCTCGTCGGCGTCAAAGCGCTCGAGTCGGGTATCAAGTCCTTCGGCTCCGACTTCACGGATAGCCTCTTCGACAGGGTCTCGAATCCACTGGCCGGGCTATTCGTCGGAATACTCGCCACCGTGCTCGTCCAATCGTCCTCGGTATCGACGGCGACGATCGTAGGTTTGGTAGGCGCGGGAACACTGGCGATACCGCTGGCGGTGCCGATGATCATGGGCGCCAACATCGGGACGACGGTCACCAACACCCTTGCCTCGCTCGGATTCCTCCGTCGCAGCTCGGAGTTCAAGCGAGCATTCGCCGGTGCCACTATGCACGATTTCTTCAATATCCTGGCGGTTGCCCTCTTCCTCCCGCTCGAGATCGCCACCAAGTTCCTCTCGAGGAGCGCCGAGTGGCTCGCAGGAATCCTGGGCGGCAATACGTCAATTCAGTTCGAGAACCCGGACAGCCCGATCAAATCCGCGGTCAAGGCGCCGGTCGCCTGGTTCGAATCGATCGTGGAGCGCTTCACGGACAACGAGAACGCCATGGGCGTCGCGCTGCTGGTGCTGGGACTGGCCCTCATCTTCCTGGCACTCGCCTACATCACCAAGAACATGCGGCTGGTCATGGCCGGGCGTATCGAGCGGTCGATGAATGCCGTCCTCTCCAGGGGAGGCGGCATCCCGGCCATCCTGATCGGTTTGCTCATGACCGTGGCAGTGCAGTCATCTTCCATAACCACTTCGGTTCTCGTGCCGATGATCGCAGCCGGAGTCCTGACTCTCGAGAACGGTTTCCCGGTGACGCTCGGCGCCAACGTCGGTACGACGGTGACGGCGCTGCTCGCCTCTCTGGCGGCCGAACGGCCGGAAGCGCTGGTTATTGCGCTTACTCACACCCTCTTCAATGTGGGCGGCATTCTGGTCTTCTACCCGATCCCGGTAGTGCGCAGGATCCCCCTGATCCTGGCCCAGAGACTGGCAGGCGTCGCGGAGGTGCGAAAGTCGGCAGTGCTGGTCTATGTGATCGGAGCCTTCATCGTCGTGCCTCTATTGGGCATACTGGTACTGAACTGA
- a CDS encoding amino acid ABC transporter ATP-binding protein, protein MSSVPAIEIRNLYKSFGDLEVLRGIDFSVGQGEVVAVIGPSGSGKSTLLRCVNLLETPDSGEIKIEGFNILDPDCDVDKVRRKIGMVFQLFNLFPHLTVLENLTIAQRKVLKRSDEESEEVARKNLERVGLLNMISRYPGLLSGGQKQRVAIARALSMDPDMMLFDEVTSALDPELVGEVLDAMRVLADEGMTMMAVTHEMEFARQVADRIVFMDGGVIVEQGPPAQIIDNPQHERTRKFLRAVAQED, encoded by the coding sequence ATGAGTTCAGTACCGGCTATCGAAATCCGCAATCTCTACAAATCCTTTGGAGACCTGGAGGTACTGAGAGGAATCGACTTCTCCGTCGGCCAGGGAGAGGTCGTGGCGGTGATCGGGCCGTCCGGTTCAGGCAAGTCGACACTGCTCCGCTGCGTGAACCTGCTCGAGACCCCGGATTCCGGCGAAATCAAGATCGAGGGTTTCAACATCCTCGACCCCGACTGTGACGTCGACAAGGTTCGCCGCAAGATCGGCATGGTGTTTCAGCTCTTCAACTTATTCCCCCACCTGACCGTGCTCGAGAACCTCACGATTGCGCAACGAAAGGTCCTCAAACGTTCTGATGAGGAGAGCGAGGAAGTCGCGAGGAAGAATCTCGAACGGGTCGGCCTTCTCAACATGATCAGCAGGTATCCCGGCCTGCTATCCGGCGGTCAGAAGCAGCGGGTGGCCATCGCCAGAGCGTTGTCGATGGACCCCGACATGATGCTGTTCGACGAAGTCACGAGTGCTCTCGACCCGGAACTCGTCGGTGAGGTGCTCGACGCCATGCGCGTCCTGGCCGACGAAGGAATGACCATGATGGCCGTCACCCACGAGATGGAGTTCGCCCGCCAGGTCGCCGATCGCATCGTCTTCATGGACGGCGGGGTCATCGTCGAACAAGGGCCGCCCGCGCAGATCATCGACAACCCTCAGCACGAACGAACCCGGAAGTTCCTTCGCGCAGTCGCCCAGGAGGACTAG
- a CDS encoding amino acid ABC transporter permease, giving the protein MFSGGLAKKQRQSRIRWAIYVSSVALVAGLALIADWPNLQKTLANPDVAAGLFPDIILLAARNTLIFTAVGFAGGFVIAMTMALMRISKIRAFRIVSTVYIEVLRGLPLLLTIILIGLGLPIGIAGFRQMPIFWRGVIALALVTGAYMAETIRAGIESVPPGQNEAGRSLGLSKSQTMRWIVLPQALRTIIPPLTNEFVILIKDTSLISVLGVTASTKELTRFAREEVISNANATPLIVAGLVYLALTIPLTQVARRLETKQGRV; this is encoded by the coding sequence ATGTTTTCCGGTGGATTAGCCAAGAAGCAGAGGCAGTCTCGGATCCGGTGGGCGATCTACGTGAGTTCCGTCGCGCTGGTTGCCGGTCTTGCGTTGATCGCCGACTGGCCCAACCTGCAAAAGACACTGGCGAACCCGGACGTGGCAGCCGGCCTGTTCCCCGACATCATCCTGCTGGCCGCCCGCAACACCTTGATCTTCACCGCCGTCGGGTTTGCCGGTGGATTCGTGATCGCCATGACGATGGCTCTGATGCGGATCTCGAAGATCCGTGCATTCCGGATCGTCTCCACGGTCTACATCGAAGTTCTCCGGGGTCTGCCCCTTCTCTTGACGATCATCTTGATAGGACTGGGGCTGCCGATCGGTATCGCCGGCTTTCGCCAGATGCCGATCTTCTGGCGTGGTGTCATCGCTCTCGCCCTCGTGACGGGTGCCTACATGGCGGAGACGATCCGGGCAGGCATCGAATCGGTTCCACCCGGGCAGAACGAAGCAGGACGGTCCCTCGGGCTCTCGAAGAGCCAAACCATGCGATGGATCGTCCTCCCCCAGGCGCTGCGCACGATCATTCCACCGCTGACCAACGAGTTCGTCATACTCATCAAGGACACGTCCCTGATTTCGGTGCTCGGCGTGACGGCCTCGACCAAGGAGTTGACGCGTTTTGCCAGGGAAGAGGTCATCTCCAACGCCAACGCGACACCTCTCATCGTGGCCGGATTGGTCTACCTCGCTTTGACGATCCCTCTGACCCAGGTGGCGCGCCGTCTCGAGACCAAGCAGGGCCGGGTATGA
- a CDS encoding transporter substrate-binding domain-containing protein — protein MTKRLLITAVVLAMLLVACGGGASTLAEGTLTVCTDAPYEPFEIYAEDGTLTGFDMDMIAEVANRMGLEMEPTVQPFEGIWLQPDAGTCDVVVAAMTITEERAAQALFADPYFDADQSLLVRSADAGSLTDLDALVGKKVGVQVGTTGEIYAEENSPAGVEIVSFDEAAGMFLSLASGDIDAILQDLPVNGYRSTQDDAFVVTAKFPTGEQYGFASSLDNTELIDEINTILAEMREDGGYDEIYREYFGTGS, from the coding sequence ATGACGAAACGCCTATTGATCACCGCGGTGGTCTTGGCAATGCTGCTTGTCGCCTGTGGGGGAGGCGCGAGCACGCTCGCCGAGGGGACTTTGACAGTCTGCACGGATGCTCCTTACGAGCCGTTTGAAATCTATGCAGAAGATGGCACTCTGACCGGCTTCGATATGGACATGATTGCCGAGGTGGCGAACCGGATGGGACTCGAGATGGAGCCCACGGTGCAGCCGTTCGAAGGTATCTGGCTGCAACCGGATGCCGGTACCTGTGATGTGGTTGTTGCGGCAATGACCATCACCGAGGAACGTGCTGCACAAGCCTTGTTCGCCGATCCGTACTTCGACGCAGACCAGTCGTTGCTGGTGCGGTCGGCCGACGCCGGATCGCTCACCGACCTGGACGCTCTGGTCGGAAAGAAGGTCGGGGTCCAGGTTGGAACCACCGGAGAGATCTATGCAGAAGAGAACTCCCCGGCCGGTGTGGAGATAGTCAGCTTCGATGAAGCGGCCGGCATGTTCCTCTCCCTGGCGAGCGGCGACATCGATGCCATCCTTCAGGACCTCCCTGTGAACGGATATCGGTCCACGCAGGACGATGCCTTCGTCGTGACGGCCAAGTTCCCGACCGGCGAGCAATACGGGTTCGCGTCGTCCCTCGACAACACCGAACTCATCGACGAGATAAACACGATTCTCGCTGAGATGCGCGAGGACGGTGGCTACGACGAGATCTACCGGGAATACTTCGGTACCGGCAGCTAA